A stretch of the Actinomycetota bacterium genome encodes the following:
- a CDS encoding AAA family ATPase has product MAPVAIIGRAEELAAIARFFEDARPGSSALVLEGDAGIGKTTLWREAVRLAERTSLILSSRASEAEARMSFAVLGDLLTPVLEGPMAELPAGQRNALEAALLLGSPGPTRPDARAVSLAVLGVLRALASGAPLTIAVDDAQWIDAPSARALAFALRRLEDEPVTLVAATRSPTGASDLLDLMGSLRDGVDRLTIGPIARVPLGRLLRQRLEDDVASPLVQRIHEASGGNPFFALEIGRALEGADALLTPGEPLPVPADLRELLRRRLRALPRSTRDALLVAASSAQRTVPLVEKVKGSATGLAEAEDAGIVLVRGTSIEFTHPLFASTVYESASTGDRRAAHAGLANAVKDPEERARHLALCSTGPSEEVARVLEEAGDRAVARGAPLGATELYGLAATLTPPQEADSLQMRRLRSAQTLFAAGDTRGARELVEQILAETVPGLVRAQTMYSLSFMSWNDLPRVKGLLELAFEEIDGNGYIRGLILADLAWVELGACDPASALPWAKAAVELAEEVNDPFLLRSALAALASVEAVLGHDPADLLDRGISKEGSLAYGEVTTPRTCLGRFQLWKGALDAARDTLHVELERYLEQGHESASWDVRASLAEVEHRAGHWRLAADHALEAREIVLEAGWIDVLGEVAAVKAAIEAATGRVEEARDDGIEALAACERTADRWNEIRARAALGFLEVSLGDAAAAHAWLAPATEMTERMDLREPGAFPFVSDEIEALVALGELEPAERLTDRLDDHGRALDRPLALATAARCRGLVAGARGDLEGAEAHLQRSLHEHSRTQHPLELGRTLLVGGSVRRRMRQKKGARDLLQQALMTFEELGAPLWSQRAQGELARIGGRAPFSTALTPTEAQIARLVAEGKTNREVAEALFVSVHTVEANLTRIYRKLDVRSRTELARKL; this is encoded by the coding sequence GTGGCCCCAGTCGCGATCATCGGGCGAGCCGAGGAGCTCGCTGCCATCGCCCGCTTCTTCGAGGATGCGCGTCCGGGGTCAAGCGCGCTGGTGCTCGAGGGCGACGCCGGGATCGGCAAGACGACGCTCTGGCGCGAAGCTGTTCGGCTCGCGGAGCGCACAAGCCTCATCCTGTCGTCGCGGGCATCCGAAGCCGAGGCGAGGATGTCGTTCGCGGTCCTCGGCGACCTTCTGACTCCCGTGCTGGAAGGGCCGATGGCCGAGCTGCCCGCCGGCCAGCGGAACGCCCTCGAGGCCGCCTTGCTGTTGGGGTCGCCGGGTCCCACCCGTCCAGATGCCCGAGCGGTTTCCCTCGCGGTCCTCGGGGTGCTGCGGGCACTTGCCTCCGGCGCCCCGCTCACGATCGCGGTCGACGACGCGCAGTGGATAGATGCCCCGTCGGCCCGCGCGCTCGCGTTCGCGCTACGTCGCCTCGAGGACGAGCCCGTGACGCTCGTCGCGGCGACGCGATCCCCGACCGGCGCGTCCGATTTGCTGGACCTCATGGGCTCGCTCCGGGACGGCGTCGATCGACTGACGATCGGTCCGATCGCCCGCGTGCCGCTCGGACGGCTGCTCCGTCAACGACTGGAGGACGATGTCGCTTCGCCGCTGGTGCAACGGATCCACGAGGCCTCGGGCGGCAATCCGTTCTTCGCGCTCGAGATCGGTCGAGCGCTCGAGGGTGCAGACGCGCTCCTGACGCCGGGGGAGCCATTGCCGGTGCCGGCGGACCTCCGCGAGCTCCTCCGCCGCAGGCTGAGGGCGCTTCCTCGATCCACGCGCGATGCCCTCCTCGTCGCTGCGAGCTCCGCGCAACGCACGGTACCGCTCGTCGAGAAAGTCAAGGGATCGGCCACGGGGCTGGCCGAGGCGGAGGACGCGGGGATCGTCCTGGTGCGCGGCACGTCGATCGAGTTCACGCATCCGCTCTTCGCGTCGACGGTCTACGAGAGCGCGTCCACGGGCGATCGACGCGCCGCGCACGCCGGGCTAGCGAACGCCGTGAAGGATCCCGAGGAACGAGCGCGGCACCTGGCGCTCTGTTCGACCGGACCGAGCGAAGAGGTCGCCCGTGTCCTCGAGGAGGCGGGCGATCGCGCAGTGGCGAGGGGGGCTCCGCTCGGCGCCACCGAGCTCTACGGGCTGGCTGCCACCCTCACCCCTCCGCAGGAGGCCGACAGCCTCCAGATGCGACGCCTCCGGTCCGCACAAACCCTCTTCGCCGCCGGAGATACGCGCGGCGCCCGCGAGCTCGTCGAGCAGATCCTTGCCGAGACGGTACCGGGCCTCGTTCGCGCGCAGACGATGTACTCCCTCTCATTCATGAGCTGGAACGACCTCCCTCGCGTGAAGGGGTTGCTCGAGCTGGCCTTCGAGGAGATCGATGGGAACGGCTACATCCGAGGACTGATCCTTGCGGACCTGGCGTGGGTCGAGCTCGGCGCCTGTGATCCGGCATCGGCCCTGCCGTGGGCGAAGGCCGCCGTCGAGCTGGCGGAAGAGGTGAACGATCCGTTCCTGCTCCGAAGCGCGCTGGCGGCCCTGGCCTCCGTCGAGGCTGTCCTCGGTCACGACCCCGCCGACCTCCTCGATCGAGGCATCTCCAAGGAGGGCTCGCTCGCGTACGGCGAGGTGACGACACCGCGGACCTGCCTCGGACGGTTCCAGCTGTGGAAGGGCGCGCTCGACGCGGCACGAGACACGCTGCACGTCGAGCTCGAGCGATACCTCGAGCAGGGCCACGAGTCGGCGTCATGGGACGTGCGGGCGTCGCTCGCTGAGGTGGAACACCGTGCCGGACATTGGCGGCTCGCCGCCGACCACGCCCTCGAAGCACGGGAGATCGTGCTCGAGGCGGGCTGGATCGATGTGCTGGGCGAGGTCGCAGCCGTGAAGGCGGCGATCGAGGCCGCGACAGGGAGAGTCGAGGAAGCTCGCGACGATGGCATCGAAGCCCTTGCTGCGTGTGAGCGGACGGCAGACCGCTGGAACGAGATCAGGGCGCGCGCGGCCTTGGGCTTCCTCGAGGTGTCGCTCGGGGACGCCGCGGCAGCGCACGCCTGGCTCGCTCCGGCAACCGAGATGACGGAGCGGATGGACCTTCGGGAGCCCGGAGCCTTCCCGTTCGTGTCCGACGAGATCGAAGCGCTCGTGGCACTCGGTGAGCTCGAGCCCGCCGAACGGCTCACCGACCGGTTGGACGACCACGGGCGGGCGCTCGACCGCCCGCTGGCGCTCGCGACGGCCGCCCGGTGCCGCGGCCTGGTCGCCGGGGCGCGGGGAGATCTCGAAGGGGCCGAAGCGCATCTGCAGCGATCCCTCCACGAGCACTCGCGGACGCAGCACCCCTTGGAGCTCGGACGGACGCTGCTGGTGGGGGGCTCGGTGCGCCGGCGGATGCGCCAGAAGAAGGGCGCGCGCGACCTCCTTCAGCAGGCGCTCATGACATTCGAGG